A genomic window from Massilia sp. METH4 includes:
- a CDS encoding Gfo/Idh/MocA family oxidoreductase: MSKDFPPDTDDAGDDIVARRRFLQRLAGVVASSTLLSALPWMAPLRAQPAGRAPSDRVRVAVIGTGSRGTLLLKHLLRTPGVEVVALCDDYPPHLQAALAVAGNKPVAFTDHRRLLDMNGLDGVLIATPLHEHAPMCLDAFAADKHVFCEKSLALTVEECKAVARAAHGSRRVFQIGHQRLFSASFLHAHEMVASGQIGNITQIRASWHRNNDWRRPVPRPELERKLNWRLYRASSAGLMAELASHHLQIANWFLDAAPLSCVGYGSINHWKDDREVHDNVNVLFRYRDGVTLLYDSLTSNRYHGLEIQIMGPKGTIEGESGKVYFEQPPPAPGIVRLIDQLEKSTVETIPIGGPTWKPDSKQATAGQALRRDLGGDDGTAISMAAFANAIRLNQKTPQMIDHAYRSAIAVLMGQAAMDQGREIAWPGDYS, encoded by the coding sequence ATGAGTAAGGATTTCCCCCCGGATACCGACGACGCCGGCGACGATATCGTCGCGCGGCGCCGCTTCCTCCAGCGACTGGCTGGCGTCGTGGCCAGCTCGACATTGTTGAGCGCTCTTCCCTGGATGGCACCGTTGCGTGCGCAGCCGGCCGGCCGCGCGCCATCGGATCGCGTGCGCGTCGCCGTGATCGGCACCGGCTCGCGCGGCACCCTGTTGCTCAAGCACCTGTTGCGTACGCCTGGCGTCGAGGTGGTGGCATTGTGCGACGATTATCCGCCGCATCTCCAGGCCGCACTGGCGGTTGCGGGCAACAAGCCGGTGGCGTTCACCGATCATCGCAGGCTGCTCGACATGAACGGTCTCGATGGCGTGCTGATCGCCACGCCCTTGCACGAGCATGCGCCGATGTGCCTCGATGCATTCGCTGCCGACAAACATGTCTTCTGCGAGAAGAGCCTGGCCTTGACGGTGGAGGAGTGCAAGGCCGTGGCGCGTGCGGCGCATGGGAGCCGTCGCGTATTCCAGATCGGCCACCAGCGCCTGTTCAGTGCTTCCTTCCTGCACGCGCACGAGATGGTGGCCTCCGGCCAGATCGGCAACATCACGCAGATTCGTGCCAGCTGGCACCGCAATAACGATTGGCGGCGCCCGGTGCCGCGCCCCGAGCTGGAACGCAAGCTGAACTGGCGGCTGTATCGGGCCAGTTCGGCCGGCCTGATGGCGGAGTTGGCCTCGCACCATCTGCAGATTGCCAACTGGTTCCTCGACGCCGCGCCGCTATCCTGCGTCGGATACGGCAGCATCAATCACTGGAAGGATGACCGGGAAGTGCACGACAACGTCAACGTGCTGTTCCGCTACCGCGACGGCGTCACGCTGCTGTACGACTCGCTCACGAGCAATCGCTACCACGGCCTGGAAATCCAGATCATGGGGCCGAAGGGAACGATCGAAGGCGAGAGCGGCAAGGTTTACTTCGAACAGCCGCCGCCGGCACCCGGCATCGTGCGGCTCATCGACCAGCTGGAGAAATCCACTGTCGAAACGATCCCCATCGGCGGGCCGACCTGGAAGCCGGACAGCAAGCAAGCCACCGCCGGGCAGGCATTGCGGCGCGACCTCGGCGGCGACGACGGCACAGCCATTTCGATGGCCGCGTTCGCCAACGCGATCCGCCTGAACCAGAAAACTCCCCAGATGATCGATCACGCCTACCGTTCCGCCATCGCCGTGCTGATGGGGCAGGCCGCGATGGACCAGGGCAGGGAGATCGCGTGGCCGGGCGACTACAGTTAA